The Rouxiella sp. WC2420 region ATGGCTAGCCACGGGATCCAGGGGCGCGCAGTGATGGTTGATATCAAAAAACACTTTGGCATTGAACGTTTCGCCTTTGGTTTTAAACAGTTACAACAGATCATTGCCGAAGATAATCTCGATATTCGCCCCGGTGATTTGCTGTGCTTTCGCACCGGCATGGATGAAGCAATTTATCAAATGGCAGGAACACCAGACATGCAATACCTTGGCGATCACTTCGCCGGACTCGACGGCAGCGATCCGGCTTTACGCCAATGGGTCAAAGATAGCGGGGTCGTCGCGCTGATTGCCGATAATCCGGCAGTGGAAATTCTGCCTGCTCGCCCGATGAATGAGGATTTTTACCCTTCCCACCCTCTGCATGATTTGTGTTTATTCCGTCTTGGAGTCTATCTGGGAGAGCTTTGGCACTTAAGTGCATTGGCAGACTGGCTGAGCGAGCATCGCCGGTCGGCTTTTCTTCTGACTGCACCGCCGTTAAGACTGCCCGGCGCTGTAGGTTCGCCCGCCACGCCGATTGCCACTGTTTAAAAAACGGCAAGAGCAGTAGCAGAAGCGCGAAAGGGGGTTTTTCTCGACTAAACTAAAGAGTTACCGACCAATAATGGAAGATGCAGCAAAGGATTAGGGAAGTCCAATGAACAAATTTAATTATCAGCAGGATTTTGCAAACATTGATTTTCGCCAGCAGCCAGAGCTTTATCAGGTGGGGCGCGGTGAGCAAGGCGTGCTGATGGTTGAACCTTATAAGTCGGAAATTTTGCCGCACTGGCGCTTTAAAACTCCCGCTATCGCCGAGAAATCAGCCAAATCAATCATTGAGTTATTCGAGAATTATCGAAAACAAGATGATTTCGTCGGCATGGATATGGCACGAAAGTTTATTCAGATGGGCTATACTCGAGCCCGCCGTTACGCCAACTATCCCGGTGGGCGAAAATATGCAGAAGATCGCAGCATAAATACCAGAAATATCGACCAGGAAAAAGCCGCCTCTGCCGCCATCTTTAAAGAATATTGGGATCGCCTGCGTGCCGATACTGACTATCTTAAACGTAAAAAAAATCATCAGTTGAAGTATGGCTAATCAACGATGATTTTTTTGTATCGCTTCTTAATCCCAATCAACGGCAAAAAACATACTTGATTAGGGTATCCCGCAGCGGCTCAGCTGGTAACGTCAATCCAGGTCGCATTAGTGATGCTGGCCAACCTGGCCGGGGCAATCCGCACGCCGGAATTTACACTTCCTGCAGCGGGAAGCACTTCTTCATAGCTGTTAAGACTTTGATCGCAGTAAATTTTTATTGCATCCGCGGCGGCAAAGGGGCAAACCCCGCCCGGCGGATAACCCGTTAAAGCCTCTACATCCTCAGAAGGCAACATCCGCGCTTTTACGCCAAAAAGCTGCTTGTACTTTTTGTTGTCGATGCGCGCCGTACCGGCCATCACCAGCAGCACTACCTCATCGTTAACGCGAAATGACAGCGTTTTTGCTATCTGGCCGCTTTCAACCTCAAAAGCTTCTGCTGCCTGCGCCACTGTAGCCGTAGTTTTTTCCAAAACCTGAACTTTAGCCTCAGGAGCATGTTTCGCAAGGAACTGCTGCACACGTTCAACACTCATGATCGCTCCTTATTCTGTATATTAATCAACGATAGTAATGCCAATATTCAAGGCAGCAGCATACTTCGCGGAGTGAGATGGCAGGTAAACAAAAAGTGGGATTCATTGCCCTCTGTATTCATCTACGTTCTGCTTTTAATAGCTGATATATCTTGCTATACCTTCGCGTAAAGGAGAGCTGGGAAATATAACCGGCGGCACGAGCAACATACCGATCAAAATGTTTAGCACATTAAAAAATACATTTATTAACGATGATCGAATAAATCTACGATTATTCTTATTTGACGAGCCTACATAATACAGGCTCGTCAGATCGACTTTATACCTTCGAATTAATTAGCCAAAAATTGTTCAAGCTGCTCAAGCTTTTCACCATAAGGCGCACGCAGTGTCAGGCTCGATTCCCCAGCCAGACTTTGCTCAACCACCGCTTTGGCATGGCTAAAACGCAAGAAACCGTGAATACCGTGGTATGCGCCCATGCCAGATGGGCCAACGCCGCCAAACGGCAGATTCTCAATTGAGGCGTGAGTCATAATATCGTTAATGACCAGACCGCCCGAGGTCGTCATCTCGGCCATTTTACGCTGATTCGCCAGGTTATCCCCGAAATAATACGCTGCCAGCGGACGCGGATGGCCATTAATATAAGCCACGGCCTCTGACTCATGCTGATAGCTTTTCAATGGTAATACTGGACCAAACACCTCTTCCTGCATTACCCGCATATCATCGGTTGCATTGAGGACCAGGACAGTCGCCATTTTACGGGTCGCGGCGTCATAAGCAGCTTCGCCTTGCGGTGCCAGCGATATCACCGTTGCGCCCTTGCTTTCAGCGTCTTCGAGCAGCGCAATCTGGCGCTGGAAGTGTGCATCACAGACCAGCGAGGTGTAATCCGCATTGCCCAACAGAGTGGGGAACGCCTGCTGCATAAATTCACGAGCATGGCCAACAAACTCATCCTGCGCACCTTCAGGCAGCAGAACATAGTCTGGAGACATGCAAATCTGACCGGCGTTAAAAGTTTTAACAGTTAGCGTGCGCTCCACTGCGGTACGCAGGTTAGCATCAGGTGCCACCAGCACGGGGGATTTACCGCCTAATTCCAACGTTACCGGTACTAGATTTTCAGCCGCGGCACGCATTACATGGCGACCCACTGCCGTGCTGCCAGTGAAAATAAGGTGATCAAATTTTTGTGCGCTGAAGGCCGCGCCCATGTCAGCCTCGCCTAATACCGTAGTCAGCTCTAACGGGTCAAAGTACTGGCTTACCAGTTTGGCAAGCAGTGCCGAGGTGCGCGGCGTTAATTCAGAAGGTTTGAACATCGCGCGGTTACCGGCGGCAAATACCCCGGCTAAAGGCGAGAATGCCAGATTCAGCGGGAAGTTCCACGGCACGATAATGCCGACCAAACCTAACGGTTGAAACTCGAGTCTCGCCTGCATACCTGGCATCGGCTCACTGTTTTCCTGGCTCTGCATCCACTGCGCCACGTTTTCTCGGGCGTATTGCAGTGACTTGATGGACATGCCGATATCCGCAGCCAAAGATTGGTAACGACTGCGGTTGCCGTAGTCGGCACAAATTGCATTGGCCAGATCCTGATGATTTTCCTTAAGTAATTGCTCGGCACGTTGCAGGCGATCGATTCGTAATTCAAGGCTCGCAGGGCCTTGTTCGATATGGGCCAGTTTCATGGCAGCAACCCTGTCTGGAAGTTGGCTGATGCTGATGCTTTGGTATTGATTATGCATAATATTCTCTTTTATATCCGCAGTCGAAGATAGCGGCTTTACAGGATCACTTTAAAAACGAGTAGATATCTTGAACGAGGTTGGTCATTGGTTTTTAAGACTGATTTATCTCAGTCAAATCTAAGACATGAAATCGATATCAAAACCAATAACAGACCAGTCGTCTAGAAACCAGTTAAAGTCTCTGCTTATCGATTTATGAAGTCAATGGTTTTCTAAACAATCATGTTGACTCTTGGAAAAGGCTTCGGGAAACAACGGACGAAAACTAGACGACTGGTCTAGTGAGTGATATTATTCCCGGCATGAAACATGCCTATGATGATACTCGACAACATATCCTTGATACCGGCTATCGAATGATGGCGGTCAAGGGCTTTACTAGCGTAGGGCTTAACGAACTGCTGCAAACGGCTGGCGTGCCCAAGGGTTCGTTTTATCACTATTTTAAGTCCAAGGAACAATACGGCCAGGCTTTGCTGGAGGATTATTTCCGCACCTATCTTGCCGCGATGGACAGCCGCTTTTCGGCCCCCGGAGTCAACGGCCGCGATCGCCTGATGGGCTACTGGCAGCACTGGCAAGACCGCTATTCCTATGACTGCTCGTCTCTAAATTGTGACGCGCTTGAGTGCCTGGTGGTTAAGCTCAGCGCCGAAGTTGCCGACCTCTCAGAATCAATGCGCCTCACCCTGCGCGATGGTACTAATAGAGTTATTGACCTGTTGAGTGCCTGTGTTGAGCAAGGCCAGCAAGACGGTTCCTTGCCAGCCAATGATGCCCGTCAAACAGCGTCCGCACTTTACCAACTGTGGCTCGGCGGCAGCCTGCTCAACAAATTGCATCGTGATGGCAAACCTCTTGCGCAAACGATGACAGCCACCAAAGCAATTCTGGGCATCCAGGCTTAAGCAAGCCTGGTCCTTTTACACCCAATCACCGACGCCGATCACAGTATCACCACTGTTCATCGCCTATTTTTTGCCGCCTTCCCGTTTATCCCCTATACCTCATATTAAAAACCCCTTCATTTTTTTAAAATTATTTTTATTGCCCTTAATCGGAGCCTTTACTGATGGAACACGATAACGCGTTACCGCCGTTCAGCTCTCCACGTTCTGTTAAAATTAGCAAAATGCAGCATCTCGATGCTACGCCGGTGGTGATTGTCGGCGGTGGCATTAATGGTATCAGCACCTTCCGTGAGCTGGCTTTACAGGGCATTCCTGTGATTATGGTCGAGCAAGGCGACTGGTGTCAGGCCGCGAGCGGCGCGCTTTCACGGATGATCCACGGCGGATTGCGCTATCTGGAAACCGGTGAGTTTTCGCTGGTCAAAGAGTCGGTGCAGGAACGTGATCGATTATTGAAAAATGCCCCCCATTACGTCGCCCCGTTGCGCACCACAGTTCCTATCGATAGTTGGAGCGGCGGCCTGCTCAATGCCGGTAAACGCTTTTTGCGCCTAAGCGAACAGCCGTCCCGGCGCGGTGCAATCATTATCAAGACCGGGCTGTCGATGTATGACTTATACACTCGTCAATATGGTTCCATGCCCCGCCACAGGCTAAACAATCAGCGAGAAACACAGCAGCGCTGGCCAAATTTTGCCGATTGGGCAACCTGTAGTGCGACCTACTATGACGCCTGGATAAGCGCGCCGGAAAGACTCGGAGTCGAGCTGATACTGGACGCCGAACTCGCTAACCCTCAGGCGCTGGCACTTAATTATATCAAGCTGATTGCCAGCGATGGCGAAAGTCTGACACTCGAAGACACGCTCGGCGGCGAGCGGTTTACCCTTCGCCCGCACGTCGTCGTTAACGCTACCGGCGCGTGGATCGACAGACTTAACAGCACGCTGTTGCAAAACCCGTCGAGTAAAAAACTGATCGGCGGAACCAAAGGCTCACACCTGATTGTTCGGCATCCGCAGCTGTTCAAAGCGCTGAACGGCGAGATGGTCTATTACGAAAACCAGGAAGGCCGGGTGTGCATTATGTTCCCGTGGTATGACAACGTGCTGGTCGGCTCCACCGATATCCGTATCGACAATCCTGATGACGTGGTGTGCGAAGCCGACGAGCAGCGCTATATCCTGCAATCGCTGAAATTCATTTTCCCCGATTTCGAGGTCAGCGATCGCGATGTGCTTTACACCTTTAGCGGCGTTCGCCCTCTGCCCGCCAGTGACAGCAAAATCAGCGGTAAGATTTCACGCAATCATTCACTGGTGTTGCTGCCCCCCGAAGCCGGACGCGACTTTACGACCCTGTGTCTGGTTGGCGGAAAATGGACTACATTCCGCAAATTTGGTGAACAGGCGGCAGACAAAGTGATGAACCTGATTGGCGAAAAGCGCAAAATCAGCACCACGGAAATGGCGATTGGCGGCGGCAAGGATTACCCGTCACCAGAGAGAAAAGCGGCCTGGATCCAACTGATTTGCAACGAGTTCGGGCTAACAACCGAGCGCGTCGGCCAGCTACTTTCTCGCTATGGGACCCGCGCAGCGGATATTGCTGCCTCTATCAGCCGCGATCCTGACTGCCCTCTTGAGCATTACCCCGATTACAGCCGCAATGAATTGCGCTATCTGATCCACCGCGAACAGGTGCAGACGCTGGAAGACCTGCTGGTTCGCCGCACGCCGATGGCGATTAGCGGCAAACTCACTCTGGCTCGGGTCGAGGAAATAGCCACCCTGCTCGGCAGTGAGCTAGGCTGGAACGTCGACGATACCGCCCAACATCTGGCCACTACACTTTCACGCCTCGCCAGCCTGCACGGGCTGACCGGGCTTTATCCGCTGCCTGTTTCAGAGGGAGTCAGTCATGTCAGCAACGAATAAAGTCAGACTTAACAGATTGTTTAACAATGGAAAATGCCTTGATGTTGCCATCGATCACGGCATCGCCAACGAGCCGGATTTCCTGATTGGTCTAGAGGATATCAGCAGCGTGATGACCAGCCTGATTGCCGCCCAGCCAGACGCGATTCAGGTCAACTATGGTCAGGCGGATTTATTGCAGCAGCAGGCACAAAAGAAACCGGCGCTGGTGCTGCGTACCGACGTTGGCAATGCTTATAACGCCGCGCGCCATCGCGAGATGTGGGCAGTGTTGCACAACCCCGAAGAGCCTATCCTCGCAGCACTGCAGATGGATGCCGCCGCCGTGGTAGTCAATCTGTATATGATCCCCGACGAACCAGGCATTTTCCGCCAGTGTGTAGAGAACATTGGCCGGCTGCGCCACGCCTGCGAAAAATATTCCATGCCGCTGATGATTGAACCGCTGGTGATGGCACCGGCCGGTCAAGGCGCAGCTTACGGTTCTTTGGGTGATGTCAGCAAGATAGTGCCGCTGGTGCGTCTGGCCCGCGAGCTGGGCGCCGATATCATCAAGGCCGATCCTACTGACAACGTTGAAGATTTTCACCGCGTAGTCGAAGCCGCACGCTGCCCTACTCTTGTGCGCGGCGGTGGCAAGGGCGAGCTTTCCGCGGTGCTGAATAAAACCGCCGCGCTAATGGCGCAAGGTGCCTCGGGCATGGTGTATGGCCGCAATGTTTACCAGCACAGCAATCCGTCGCAGGTGGTGAAAGCGCTGATGGCAATCATCCATCATGGGGCAAGCGGCGCTGATGCACTGGAGATTTATCAACGTTATTAATCTTCATTTGTCATACCTGGCGCTTAGGCAGTGCGCCGCAAACTATGATTGCGGGGGGAGTAATGAGTCAATGTCTGCTTGGGATCGACGCGGGTAATACCATGATCAAAGCGGTGCTGTTTGATTTGCAGGGCAGCGTGCTGTCAGTCGCCGAATGTGCCGGAGAAACTTTGCGTCCGCAGGAAGGGTTTGCCGAGCGTCCGATTGAGGACATTTATCACGGCGTGACTCAGGCGGTAAGGGATTGCCTGGCGCAGGTTTCGCAGCAGAGTCTGCAGGTGATCGCAGTGGGTGCCGCAGGTCACGGCAACGGGCTGTATGCATTGAACAAACAGCGCCAGCCGCTGCTGGGCATCCAGTCGATTGACCATCGCGCCGCCAGTCTGGTGCACCAGCTGGAACTCAGCGGCAAAGACAGCGCCATCTATCAGCGTTCATTGCAGAAACCTTGGCCAGCCGCCACGCCGGTCCTGATCAGCTGGCTCAAACACCAGCAGCCGGAGGTGTATCGTCATATCGGTCATCTGCTGTTGGCAAAAGACGTCATTGCCTTTTTCCTCTCTGGCGAAATTTCCGCTGACTTCTCCGACGCCGCAGGAGCCGGGCTGCTCTACTACCAATCCCGCAGTTATGATCGATCACTGATGGCGCTGTACGATATTGAAGACGCTCTGACACTGCTGCCCCCGCTACACGAATCCAGCGACGTGGTGGGCCATATTACAGCGCAGGCCTCGGCGCTCACCGGCTTACCAGAGGGAATACCCGTAGTGGCCGGAATTTTTGACGTAGTCGCCAGCGCAGTCGGGTCTGGCGTGGTTCACAGCGGAGAAGCCTCGATTGTCGCCGGAACCTGGAGCATCAATCAGGTGGTGGTCGATAAACCCGAGTATTTGCGCCCGGTATTTATGAATTCAATGATCGAGCGCGATCGCTATATGGCAATAGAGGCCAGCGCCACTTCAGCGGCTAACCTCGACTGGTTTCTGCGCGAATTTGACGATGGTCGTGCGGGTCAGGGCGCGGCGCGCAGCAGCGACATTGTTGCCAGCGTAACGCCAAACAATCAGCTACCGCTGTATCATCCTTATTTGTATTCGGGACGTAAGGCAGGCCCGGCGAAAGCCGGATTTTACGGCCTCGGCGGCTGGCATACTCGCGCCGATATGCTGTATGCGCTATTTGAAGGCGTCACGTTTGCCCACCGCGCCCACATAGACAGGCTCAGAGCGGCGGGAGTCCCCTTTACTCAGGCAACTCTGTCCGGCGGCGCGGCGCGCAGTTGTGTCTGGCCGCAGATGTTTGCCGACGTGCTTGGTATTCCAATCCGCGTGACAGAATGCAAAGAAACTGGCGCATTGGGTGCAGCTATCTGTGCCGGAGTTGGCATCGGAGTCTGGCCAAATCTTTCGGCGGGCGTGGCGCAGGCTGTTAACGTCACGGCACAACCTTTTATGCCAAATTCGGAAATGTTTGCCTTCCATGAGCCGCGCTACCGTTTATTTAAAAGAATTGAAACTGTGATGGCCGAGCTTTGGCTGGCCAGCGAAGAAATCGATGCTTAACTTTCGCCGCACATCCCCGCGCCAGCCAGATCCCGACTGGCGCTTTTGGTGCATTTTTGCACTGTGCTGATCCCTCTTTTTAATAATCGATCCCGGCTTTTCCGCAATCAATTTCTATCTCCTTGATAACCAACAACTGAATATATTTTCACCCATTGGCATAACAGTTGCATTTAATTAGTTAATTAATTAAATGGCACGACTTTACGGCGTAGTTTACCCATCAGGAGAAAAGGTTATGACGGTTGATGAAGTGATCGCGCGTTTCGAACAGGAACGCGAAAAAATCTGGTTCGAGCAACCCGCAGAAATTGCCGATCTCGGCAAAGGCATTGTGCCTCGCGGCACCGGTTCGCGCGGGCAATACCTGAGCACCATTATTTTTGCCGAAGGTGAAGCTCGAACGCTGGCCGATGAAATGTTGTGGGGGCTTATCCGCGTTGCGGAAGACAGCGCTGAGGCTGATCTGAAGACACTGCAACTGCTGATCAGAGAGATAATTGGCTACAAGGCTGATTTCTTTGATTTTGTCAGCCTGCCTGAGGCGGCAAAAATGGTGCATTTGTACGTCGCCACCGCCGAACGCTGTACCAACCTCGATGAACTGGCTCGCCTGTCTCACGCCGCGCTGTCCTGGGCCAATCGTCTGCACATGTGGGTTGATTTCATTCTTCCCTGGGGCCTTGGCGACGGCTTCCGCCGCGTTAAAGCCTAATCATTTATTTTTAGCCTAATCAGGGGGATGCATGAAATTACAAATGTCCGTGGCCGGTGAAGCCGTCTGCGTAATCGAAGTTTGGGAAGATAAAGTACCCAATCTGGTAAAAGAGCTGCGCGCCAAGCTGCCGATGACCAGTATTTTGCAGCACGGCAAACTGATCGGCGATATGGTGTTTTTCACCATGCCCATCGTCGCCCCTTGGGAAAACAAGTTCAAAACCGAAGAGGTCGGCAGAATGCGCCGTGAGAAGTACGGCGTCTGCACCGGTTCAGTCTGTTTCTACAGCCCGCGCCAGCAGTTTTGCGTGGTCTACGGCGATGACACTGCCGAAGAGCCACTGCCGATTTCCTACATTGGAGAAGTTATCGAAGGCTCACTGCAACTGCGTGTTACCGGTCTGGAAACCTGGTTCGATCAGGGCCGCACCGTAGAATTAGCCATTATCGAGTAACGCGTATTGTTAAACTCATGCGCTTCCTTCGCATTAAATGTGGGGGAAGCACAAAGGTGGGGAACCGCGACACATATTTCGCCATGCTCCCCCCTTTTAACTCCCCAGCAATTCTCGCATCGCCCGCTCGACCTGTTCTGACTCTGCGGCAAATCTTCCCGGTGCGCCCGCGCAGTGTCCAAACGGGGATTCCAGCGGTAACCACACGCCGATGCCAACGGGTAATTGCTCAAACTCCAGCCCCGCCTCTTCAACGGTAAAATACTGGTCGGTGCTACCGGGCATCACAATGGTTTTGGCTGTGACCTTGCCGATATCGTCAAAACTGACCTCACCGCCCTGCCAGGTTTTCAGCATCGCCAGTAAATCGTTGGCATCCCAGCTTTGGTGACTCTGCTCCCAGTTCAACAGCAGCGCCTCAAGCGACTCAAAACCAAGCTGTTTATATAGCCCGTCGCGGAAGAATTCTGCGCTGTAAGCCCAGCCTGCATAGTTACGGCCAAAAGCCGCCAACCCAGTCAGCGGTGGCGTTTCATAGCGACCGCGGTTAAATTTCCCATCGGCCAGAAGTGCGGCTTTTACACCTTCCAGAAACACATGATTCAGCGGCCAGCAGCGCGCGGTGCCGCAAATTGGCAGCAACGCTCTGACATGACCGGGGTAACTCACCGCCCATTGCCACGCCTGCATCGCGCCCATTGACCAGCCCGAAACCAACGCAAAAGAATTTATCCCCAGAGCCTGACTAAGTTGATACTGCGCGCGCACGTTATCTTTCACCGTAACCGTAGGAAAATCAGCGCCATGCTGCGGCCCAGAGTGGCTCGGCGAACTCGACAGACCGTTGCCAAACATATTGCTCAGCACGATGAAATAACGCGTGGGATCCAGTGCTTTGCCCGGCCCTATCAGCTTGAAATAGTTGCGATGCGATCCGGTGTAATAACTGGGGATCAGGATGGCGTTATCGCCCTGCTCATTCAGCTCGCCAAAGGTCGCATAGGCCAGTGACGCCTGCTGCAAAACTTCGCCGTTTTGCAGGGGAAAATCGCCCAATAAAAACTGCTGATGATCCTGCACTATAACGCTCCTTATGTTTGCGAAAGGATAAATAAATTCACTGCTAATTAATTAACTAGTTAACTTATTGAGATGACAGGGATTTTAAAACAGATCCAAGATTATCTAATAAAATGCCTATAAATCATTTCATTATGTCATTTGCTCATGCGAAACTGACGTTAATCTTATTATGCAGCATTTAAACAGGATGGCTAATGAAGGAACCTAAAGTCTCGGCCCGAATTACTGCAACGGACAAGCCAGCAAAAAAAAATCAGAGCGATGTTGCGGCAATTTTACTCGACTCGGCATTTGACCTGTTTGCCAACCAAAATTACTCCTCGGTGCGAATTAAAGATATTGCCAAAGCCACCGGACTCAACTCGGCGTTGATCTACTATTATTTCGGATCCAAAGAAGATTTATTTCTCAAAGTGATAGAAGCTGCGGTCGAAAAAGCATTCCTGCAATTTGACACTATTACCGCCAACTCGGCCACACCTAAGCAAGTGCTGTTCTCTTGGATTGAAATCCATATTTTGCAGTTTACGCTGATGCAGAAGCTAGCCAAAATCAGTTTGGACTACGCCAACACCCACGAGCATCTGACCAATATCGATAAAGCGATCAAAAAGTTTTACGAGAAAGAGTCAGTGGTGCTGAAAAACACCTTAAAAGACGGCATCACTGCCGGAGAATTCCGCGACGTGAATCCCGCGGATATGTCGATGTTTATTTCAACCTTTCTGGACGGGGTTTTATTTCGCACGGTGATGTTCCCTAATTTTAAATATAAACACGCCATCAACTGCATGCGTGAGTTTGTGCTGGAACATTTAGAGCCTCACACTATCTCTTAGTGAAAATTTTAAGACAGGAATACCCACTCGTTGCTGAGCAGGTATTCCTTATTTAGTGATTAAAATATCGAACTATATTTCTCGATTTCCCATTGGCTGATGCTCAGGTGATACTGATTCCACTCCTGAGTTTTATATTTCACAAACTCATCCTTCAGCGCTTTGCCCAACGTCGCCTCAATAAACGGATCGCTGTCGAAAGCTTCCACCGCCTCGAGCAAATTCTGCGGCAGGAAATCGATACCGCGAGCGGCACGCTCTGCTTCAGTCATGGCATACAAGTTGTCTTCATTCGGTTTGCGCGGATCGATTTTCTCACGAATACCTTCCAGACCGGCGGCCAGGGCCAAAGTCGCCGCCAGATAAGGATTTACCGCCCCGTCGGCATTGCGGGATTCACAGCGGCCGCCACCTGCCGGCACGCGAACCGAGTTGGTGCGGTTGTTGGAGCCATAGGAGTTAAACACCGGTGCCCATGAGAAATAGCTCATTGCCCCCTGTCGCACCAGCCGTTTATAGCTATTAACCGTTGGCGCAAAGGCGGCACAGAGCGCGCGACCGTGTTTAAGCAACCCGCCAATAAAGTAGTAGCCAATTTCGGTCAAGCCTAACCCGTAGGGATCTTCATCGCTGGCATCCTGAGTTTTGAACAGATTGCTGCCGGTTTTCAAATCATACAGCGACATATTGAAATGCGCGCCGGTGCCCGTTTTGTCCGAAAACGGTTTTGGCATCATGGTCGCCACCAGCCCCATTTCTCTGGCGTAATGCTTGGCCATAAAGCGGAAGAAAATCATTCGGTCACAGGTGGTCAATGCATCGGCGTAGTTAAAATCAAATTCATACTGAGAATTGCCGTCTTCGTGATCCAGAGAATATAAATCCCAGCCCAGACTGTTAATACAGGTGGAAACCTTATCCAGCCAGGCGAACTGTTCAACAAATCCTTGAATGTCGTAGCACGGTTTCTTCAGTTTATTGTCTTTTTCCGGCACTGACAGCGAGCCGTCTTCCTCGCGTTTGAGCAGATAAATCTCACATTCGATGCCAAGGTTAAAACCAAAACCCATCTCGTTGGCCTGCTTGATGACGTTTTGCAGCGCAACGCGGGTGTTTAGCGCATAGGGTTCACCCTGAAAGGCATTGTCGGCGGGCATCCAGGCAATTTTCGGCTCCCACGGCAGTTGAATAATGTG contains the following coding sequences:
- a CDS encoding FGGY-family carbohydrate kinase, whose translation is MSQCLLGIDAGNTMIKAVLFDLQGSVLSVAECAGETLRPQEGFAERPIEDIYHGVTQAVRDCLAQVSQQSLQVIAVGAAGHGNGLYALNKQRQPLLGIQSIDHRAASLVHQLELSGKDSAIYQRSLQKPWPAATPVLISWLKHQQPEVYRHIGHLLLAKDVIAFFLSGEISADFSDAAGAGLLYYQSRSYDRSLMALYDIEDALTLLPPLHESSDVVGHITAQASALTGLPEGIPVVAGIFDVVASAVGSGVVHSGEASIVAGTWSINQVVVDKPEYLRPVFMNSMIERDRYMAIEASATSAANLDWFLREFDDGRAGQGAARSSDIVASVTPNNQLPLYHPYLYSGRKAGPAKAGFYGLGGWHTRADMLYALFEGVTFAHRAHIDRLRAAGVPFTQATLSGGAARSCVWPQMFADVLGIPIRVTECKETGALGAAICAGVGIGVWPNLSAGVAQAVNVTAQPFMPNSEMFAFHEPRYRLFKRIETVMAELWLASEEIDA
- a CDS encoding alpha/beta fold hydrolase, with protein sequence MQDHQQFLLGDFPLQNGEVLQQASLAYATFGELNEQGDNAILIPSYYTGSHRNYFKLIGPGKALDPTRYFIVLSNMFGNGLSSSPSHSGPQHGADFPTVTVKDNVRAQYQLSQALGINSFALVSGWSMGAMQAWQWAVSYPGHVRALLPICGTARCWPLNHVFLEGVKAALLADGKFNRGRYETPPLTGLAAFGRNYAGWAYSAEFFRDGLYKQLGFESLEALLLNWEQSHQSWDANDLLAMLKTWQGGEVSFDDIGKVTAKTIVMPGSTDQYFTVEEAGLEFEQLPVGIGVWLPLESPFGHCAGAPGRFAAESEQVERAMRELLGS
- a CDS encoding TetR/AcrR family transcriptional regulator, whose protein sequence is MKEPKVSARITATDKPAKKNQSDVAAILLDSAFDLFANQNYSSVRIKDIAKATGLNSALIYYYFGSKEDLFLKVIEAAVEKAFLQFDTITANSATPKQVLFSWIEIHILQFTLMQKLAKISLDYANTHEHLTNIDKAIKKFYEKESVVLKNTLKDGITAGEFRDVNPADMSMFISTFLDGVLFRTVMFPNFKYKHAINCMREFVLEHLEPHTIS
- the glnT gene encoding type III glutamate--ammonia ligase, which codes for MKKSPEQIAEVEQSLRAKGVEYCIGAYVDIHGIPKGKVVPINHFHQMAQGSERYTGYALDGLGQSPHEDELTSVPDLDHIIQLPWEPKIAWMPADNAFQGEPYALNTRVALQNVIKQANEMGFGFNLGIECEIYLLKREEDGSLSVPEKDNKLKKPCYDIQGFVEQFAWLDKVSTCINSLGWDLYSLDHEDGNSQYEFDFNYADALTTCDRMIFFRFMAKHYAREMGLVATMMPKPFSDKTGTGAHFNMSLYDLKTGSNLFKTQDASDEDPYGLGLTEIGYYFIGGLLKHGRALCAAFAPTVNSYKRLVRQGAMSYFSWAPVFNSYGSNNRTNSVRVPAGGGRCESRNADGAVNPYLAATLALAAGLEGIREKIDPRKPNEDNLYAMTEAERAARGIDFLPQNLLEAVEAFDSDPFIEATLGKALKDEFVKYKTQEWNQYHLSISQWEIEKYSSIF